The Kazachstania africana CBS 2517 chromosome 8, complete genome genome contains a region encoding:
- the KAFR0H02070 gene encoding uncharacterized protein (similar to Saccharomyces cerevisiae STB3 (YDR169C); ancestral locus Anc_8.363), whose translation MAERHKPLAITSVEAQTAAQMITPQRISSILETNGPMAIRFITQRLSEDVPYFKDLSTSKQRRLIMHCMELGDEPNSMIFEKIGWGQWSIKKVNPEDFSRERSEMNKLNLKVRDSGVEHETRKKGNTVSKKKTLHSPSHSPLQRPVVPHVIYIDENALASDGESEYESDLEDDIHQVKNESNGIYTFNRRKSSVVYDEASSQFLEKGLIAEKMRPLMKNRSRRSSSKTRTRLPRIIYNDKQPVAINDSDIVSTKESRSFSEPISRRSSSGLSFTKESGIRSTLFSDHSVNNSNNGAIFRSPQIVYQNLDLSMSDNEMKPAVVTTPSDTEDEDWEDMGPAQLRRQQDLQVTDAANALLSLNHSTNNNNAGNNNR comes from the coding sequence ATGGCAGAAAGACACAAGCCGCTAGCAATTACTTCAGTGGAGGCGCAGACTGCAGCCCAAATGATTACGCCGCAAAGGATTTCCAGTATCTTGGAGACAAATGGACCCATGGCAATTAGATTTATTACGCAACGATTATCGGAAGATGTACCTTATTTCAAGGATTTATCCACTTCAAAACAGAGACGTTTGATAATGCATTGCATGGAATTGGGTGACGAGCCCAATTCTATGATATTCGAGAAGATTGGTTGGGGTCAATGGTCAATAAAGAAAGTGAACCCTGAAGATTTTTCACGAGAACGTAGTGAAATGAACAAGTTGAACTTGAAAGTAAGAGATAGCGGAGTGGAACATGAGACTAGGAAGAAGGGCAACACGGTGAGTAAGAAAAAGACGCTACATTCTCCGTCACATTCTCCCTTGCAGCGGCCAGTTGTGCCCCACGTCATTTACATTGACGAAAATGCACTTGCCTCAGATGGTGAATCCGAGTACGAATCTGATTTGGAAGACGATATACATCAAGTCAAGAATGAATCTAATGGTATCTACACGTtcaatagaagaaaatcgAGTGTTGTCTACGATGAGGCCTCTTCTCAGTTTCTCGAAAAGGGATTGATAGCTGAAAAGATGAGACCCTTGATGAAAAATCGAAGTCGTCGTTCAAGTTCTAAGACCAGAACAAGACTGCCCAGGATTATATACAACGATAAGCAACCTGTGGCCATCAATGACTCAGACATTGTTTCTACCAAGGAATCACGGTCTTTCAGTGAGCCGATTTCTAGAAGATCATCATCAGGGTTGTCATTTACCAAAGAATCCGGCATACGTTCCACATTGTTTTCGGACCATTCTGTCAATAACAGCAACAATGGAGCCATTTTCAGATCCCCACAGATTGTCTACCAAAATTTAGACCTATCCATGTCAGATAACGAAATGAAACCAGCTGTCGTTACAACACCCTCGGACACCGAAGACGAAGACTGGGAAGACATGGGACCAGCTCAACTGAGACGACAACAGGATCTACAGGTCACTGACGCTGCCAATGCCCTGCTGAGTCTCAACCATTCAACTAACAATAATAACGCTGGCAATAATAACCGATAA
- the GID11 gene encoding Gid11p (similar to Saccharomyces cerevisiae YLR149C; ancestral locus Anc_8.362) translates to MTILRHAGDCDELDDEKANTGSDKIYQNYLMPGLEMYDAKVTINHWQLRDCVKPSSVNGNKLFYIFDHSIRTLNTATARPLKHDSIRWNDNAGKIRSTQRRRRSITHKKRNKKEIASSAPTEQLVEFNFKPRCFVEKDGLLACGGLVGSDDKGFPTNWSRISHENDNLSSPAQPVKVSSANVIMDNSNYSNPNIWKGILSLYNQETNVSETVILGQFINNCVTLYPRSKNDYNLYTCNNDGQIYQCNVSNRNIELVKRYSDLNFPLNNAALSNDGKMMVVSGDSNKFAVYKQDEMINQFSLNWDNGDNLKIKSSTRSNIPDQSEILDINNNNLKNNNNHQNGIYEAQNGDHGFYNCFSENDLQFATLFQNGVCLLYDIRNLHQPLGEIFSTRPHSHNGAFRVCKFSHGLDDLLCISEHQSRVHIMDTRNLTNHQVIMIPDKLVNESDLSESQRRRRSSHNHSNNPVDLNILPISSSASISNALYESPQIRTNYSFSTGEITTDDPWITSANKVPLQYLQPVVVPFPRLRERSAFPSPASSSSSSSSSSSLSNIFEPQHARRSSNFTVRRVSTTSSNNEDAILPKYNDFDDNQENQLIDPQITSSRRNSRRRSTRRISDHILDIYSTSNDDDTDNNDPTYGNNTRNIFDDFQQNSRGFGYRIGRVGEQTEENNICGVDWIEDNLNGSSLVIGTDYGIMRWNINSWARRSFSSYDLC, encoded by the coding sequence ATGACGATACTGAGGCACGCGGGAGATTGCGATGAGTTAGATGATGAGAAGGCGAATACAGGTTCTGATAAGATTTACCAGAACTATTTAATGCCAGGATTAGAAATGTACGATGCTAAGGTGACCATAAACCATTGGCAGTTGCGTGATTGTGTGAAGCCATCCTCTGTTAATGGCAACAAGTTGttctatatttttgatCATTCCATCAGAACTTTGAATACGGCCACCGCAAGACCATTGAAGCATGATAGCATCAGGTGGAACGATAATGCAGGAAAAATAAGGTCGACACAGAGACGTCGTAGATCTATTACTCATAAGAAGAGgaataagaaagaaatagcGTCAAGTGCACCTACGGAACAATTAGtagaattcaatttcaaaccAAGGTGTTTTGTGGAGAAAGACGGTCTTTTAGCATGTGGCGGTCTCGTAGGATCAGACGATAAAGGATTTCCTACAAATTGGAGTAGGATTTCtcatgaaaatgataatcTCTCTTCACCTGCTCAACCGGTTAAAGTATCTTCTGCGAATGTTATTATGGATAATAgcaattattcaaatccTAATATTTGGAAGGGAATCCTATCATTATATAATCAAGAAACAAATGTCTCTGAAACAGTAATATTGGGACAGTTCATAAACAATTGTGTCACGTTGTATCCAAGGTCCAAAAACGATTACAATCTGTATACATGTAACAATGATGGTCAGATTTACCAATGTAACGTTTCTAAcagaaatattgaattggTCAAAAGATATTCAGATTTAAACTTCCCATTGAACAATGCAGCGCTGTCTAATGATGGTAAGATGATGGTCGTCTCTGGGGACTCTAATAAATTTGCCGTATACAAACAAGATGAAATGATCAATCAGTTCTCATTAAATTGGGACAATGGtgacaatttgaaaataaaatcatcaacAAGGTCAAATATCCCTGATCAATCAGAAATCTTGGAtattaacaataataatcttaagaataataataatcatCAAAATGGAATATATGAAGCTCAGAATGGTGATCATGGCTTCTATAATTGcttttcagaaaatgacTTGCAATTTGCAactttatttcaaaatggCGTATGCTTATTGTATGATATCAGAAACCTTCATCAGCCACTTGGTGAAATCTTTTCTACAAGGCCGCATTCTCATAATGGTGCATTCAGAGTTTGTAAATTCAGTCATGGATTGGATGATCTCTTATGTATTTCCGAACACCAAAGTCGTGTTCATATCATGGATACCAGGAATTTGACAAATCATCAAGTCATTATGATTCCAGATAAATTAGTCAACGAATCTGATCTAAGCGAAagccaaagaagaagaaggtcATCTCATAATCATAGCAACAACCCAGTTGACTTAAATATTTTGccaatttcatcatccgcatcaatatcaaatgcATTATATGAATCACCACAGATAAGAACAAACTATTCCTTTTCTACAGGTGAAATCACCACGGACGATCCCTGGATAACGTCAGCGAATAAAGTCCCATTACAATATTTACAACCAGTAGTGGTACCATTTCCAAGACTTCGTGAAAGATCAGCGTTCCCTTCTCCAGCATCCAGTTCTTCATCCTCGtcttcgtcttcatcaCTTTCTAATATTTTCGAACCTCAGCATGCTCGCAGGTCATCCAACTTCACAGTTAGAAGAGTGTCAACTACTTCAAGTAATAATGAAGACGCTATTTTACCAAAATATAATGACTTTGATGAtaatcaagaaaatcaacTAATTGATCCACAAATTACATCATCCAGAAGAAActcaagaagaagaagcacaAGGAGGATATCAGATCATATACTTGATATTTACAGCACTagtaatgatgatgatactGATAACAACGATCCTACATATGGGAATAACACAAGAAATATATTCGATgattttcaacaaaattcGAGAGGATTCGGTTACCGTATTGGTAGAGTGGGTGAACAGACggaagaaaataatatatgtGGGGTTGACTGGATTGAAGACAATTTGAATGGTAGTTCCTTAGTTATAGGGACTGACTACGGTATTATGAGATGGAATATCAACTCTTGGGCAAGGAGAAGTTTTTCTAGTTACGATTTATGTTAA
- the PCD1 gene encoding 8-oxo-dGTP diphosphatase (similar to Saccharomyces cerevisiae PCD1 (YLR151C); ancestral locus Anc_8.365), with translation MLNPTKLLNNLKEFKYASKYPIDSIWPRGRRSSVLILLFIGNRGELRVLLTKRSRSLKSFSGHVSLPGGKADSDHETFENVARREAEEEIGLPRDEKVLQNEYDMAIENISTVFPCYVSQTVLSVKPLVCFLHNYSTDQSKIRDKYTTPLNADKFFGKLNPGETSSLFSIPINDLVAHLSGDTTYKPEYTARKENKWKYGGITWDVKHFYYPVDNNNEMSWLRDIEDLSSYDSSSSMEEEFTKTKDVWGMTAKILSDISLVANGLQDIHELHFNHEDLINGLYVYGKQMQPGKRSDWEKSLINRTKGVKYTDVIPEANMKEITRGSSTF, from the coding sequence ATGCTCAATCCTACGAAGCTActtaataatttgaaagaattcaaatatgCAAGTAAATATCCTATCGATTCGATATGGCCTCGAGGTAGAAGATCATCGGTGTTAATCCTTTTATTCATCGGTAATCGAGGAGAGTTGAGAGTGCTGTTGACAAAGAGGTCGAGAAGTTTGAAAAGTTTCAGTGGACACGTCTCATTGCCTGGTGGTAAAGCAGATAGTGATCATGAAACATTTGAGAATGTGGCAAGGCGTGAAGCAGAGGAAGAAATAGGGTTACCAAGAGATGAAAAAGTTCTACAAAACGAATATGATATggctattgaaaatatatcgACAGTGTTTCCATGTTATGTATCTCAGACGGTTCTAAGTGTGAAACCTCTGGTATGTTTTCTTCACAACTACTCAACGGATCAATCCAAGATTCGTGATAAATACACTACACCATTGAATGCAGACAAGTTCTTCGGTAAATTGAACCCTGGTGAAACGTCCTCATTGTTCTCTATTCCTATAAATGATCTAGTGGCACATCTGAGTGGAGACACCACTTACAAACCAGAATATACTGCTCGGAAGGAGAATAAATGGAAGTATGGTGGTATCACATGGGATGTGAAGCATTTCTATTACCCAGtggataataataatgagaTGTCGTGGCTCCGAGATATAGAGGATCTCAGCAGTTACGACAGCAGCAGTTCgatggaagaagaatttaccAAGACCAAGGACGTTTGGGGCATGACTGCAAAGATACTATCAGATATCTCGCTAGTGGCAAACGGACTACAAGATATACACGAGTTGCATTTCAATCATGAGGATCTCATCAATGGATTATACGTTTATGGTAAGCAAATGCAACCGGGCAAGAGAAGCGATTGGGAGAAGTCGTTAATTAATCGAACTAAAGGCGTCAAATACACGGATGTAATCCCAGAAGCCAACATGAAAGAAATCACCAGAGGATCCAGCACATTCTAA
- the KAFR0H02040 gene encoding uncharacterized protein — protein sequence MTVSLGEAIYIALKPILKIYLIIFIGFILARLNIISLANSKCISSVIVNCLLPCLTFSKIVLYISWKDIKTVGVIILSALVMFAFGAFGSLVINKVSPVPKHFFWGLIFAGAFPNISDIPIAYVESISNGAIFSEETAEKGTAYSCIFLFIQTFMTMNLSCWKVLGWDFKDEMDTDVNDIESNKANTGNDASIQVRPEHDMNDSHSTLKSFDSSNGRFSDDMEKMGSHDRIGRTHTEISSSHSKLNESLHDFNEKETNNNGNGQFEGDLTSEQPSKSSRITRYIPYSQTKHFFKKINHSTSNFVQKHHLGWFSDFLLNFISPKALGCLLGIIVALIPWLQAVFSTSYVHVHQAPDGEAVLNFVMDTAEYLGQASVPMGLLLLGGSLARLEVHRMSKGYLTSAVLFTILELVLGPIIGVLWTNRLYKINWLDTEIEKFNMIITWAMPCSTSQIYYTTYFTPVNGPHQQLDCLAVLYICQYAVLFISLSITVTYGLKVNLGL from the coding sequence ATGACCGTCTCTTTAGGTGAAGCCATTTATATCGCTCTTAAaccaattttaaagatCTACCtaatcattttcattggttTCATTTTAGCTAGACTCAACATTATTTCACTAGCAAACTCAAAATGTATTTCAAGTGTCATCGTGAATTGCTTATTGCCATGTCTTACATTTAGTAAGATTGTCCTATACATATCTTGGAAAGATATCAAAACTGTTGGAGTCATTATCCTTTCCGCCCTGGTCATGTTTGCTTTCGGTGCCTTCGGTTCACTTGTCATAAATAAAGTGTCTCCCGTTCCAAAACATTTCTTCTGGGGATTAATATTTGCAGGGGCCTTCCCAAACATTTCGGATATTCCTATTGCCTATGTTGAAAGTATAAGTAATGGTGCAATATTCTCTGAGGAGACTGCTGAAAAGGGTACCGCATACTcttgtatatttttattcattcAAACATTCATGACAATGAATTTGTCATGCTGGAAAGTGCTTGGTTGGGattttaaagatgaaatggaTACTGATGTCAATGATATAGAAAGCAACAAAGCAAATACTGGTAACGATGCTTCTATTCAAGTTCGTCCGGAACATGATATGAATGACAGTCATAGTACATTAAAAAgttttgattcttcaaatggAAGATTCTCTGACGATATGGAAAAGATGGGCTCTCATGACAGGATAGGCAGAACTCATACTGAAATTAGTAGCTCacattcaaaattgaatgaatctTTACACGATTTTAATGAGAAAGAAACTAACAACAATGGTAACGGTCAATTTGAAGGAGATCTGACTTCAGAACAACCTTCCAAATCATCTAGAATTACAAGATATATTCCATACTCACAAACTAAgcattttttcaagaaaataaaccATTCAACATCCAATTTTGTGCAGAAACATCATTTAGGCTGGTTTTCTGATTTTCTATTAAATTTTATCAGTCCAAAAGCTTTAGGCTGTTTACTAGGTATAATTGTGGCCTTGATCCCCTGGTTACAGGCAGTTTTTTCTACATCATATGTTCATGTTCATCAGGCCCCTGATGGAGAAGCTGTTTTAAATTTCGTAATGGATACAGCAGAATACTTAGGTCAGGCATCTGTGCCAATGGGTTTGCTTTTGCTAGGAGGTAGTCTAGCTCGTCTAGAAGTTCACAGAATGTCAAAGGGTTATCTCACTTCTGCTGTGTTATTTACCATCTTAGAGCTAGTCTTGGGTCCCATTATAGGTGTCTTATGGACAAATAGGCTATACAAGATTAATTGGCTAGATACAGAGattgaaaagttcaatATGATCATCACATGGGCCATGCCATGCTCTACGTCCCAAATCTACTATACTACGTACTTTACACCTGTGAATGGACCACATCAACAACTAGATTGCTTAGCAGTCCTTTACATTTGTCAGTACGCTGTTCTTTTCATAAGTTTATCCATCACCGTCACCTACGGGTTGAAGGTCAACCTAGGACTCTAG
- the KAFR0H02050 gene encoding uncharacterized protein (similar to Saccharomyces cerevisiae YLR152C; ancestral locus Anc_8.366), whose product MSISLGAAIYIAIKPILKIYTIILVGFLLARFNVVSMEHAKGISNMVVNAILPCLTFNKIVSNITWRDIKEVGVIVLTALIFFGFGAIGSLLIYKVASTPKKFFWSILFAGLFPNISDLPIAYVQSMGNGTIFQESDADKGVAYSCIFLFTQSFLMMNFGMWRMIGLDTKDDNNEENSESKESDLEGGSSTPDEESQMEEKYENDELELESTQSDLSSDVLDAHSFSHDYTYYYRGGCHIPIAHFANNTQIHRTTTTYSSPSFLEPSKVPKRDDSLLEVWNISSKRTKDLVKRRMRKASINDIISTYSAVENIRNGELNLNRPLTITEKVGKTNAFSSTGEVEDDLFELGEQPSPMKKYVPNFGLKRKFNAMKAKSSQFLDKYNMGWVSYFIINFIRPASLGSSLGIICALIPWVQACFTSTYVHVHQAPDNEAVLNYLMDFTEYIGNACVPLGLILLGGTLARLEVKKLPKGFLKTAILFTVLRLIICPIIGILWANKLYDMNWLDTRIGKFDMILTWAMPCSTSQVYFTAFYTPIKGSHLQMDCLSVLYICQYIVLFISLSIVVTYTLKVDLNV is encoded by the coding sequence ATGAGCATTTCTTTAGGTGCTGCTATTTATATAGCAATAAAgccaattttaaaaatttacaCAATTATCTTAGTTGGTTTCTTATTAGCCAGGTTCAATGTGGTCTCGATGGAGCACGCAAAAGGTATATCTAATATGGTTGTTAATGCTATTTTACCATGCTTaacattcaataaaattgtatCTAACATAACTTGGAGAGATATTAAGGAGGTTGGTGTTATTGTCCTTACAGCGTTGATCTTCTTTGGGTTTGGTGCTATTGGCTCTTTGTTGATCTATAAAGTTGCTTCTACtccaaaaaaattcttttggAGTATTTTATTTGCAGGtttatttccaaatatcTCTGATTTACCAATTGCATACGTCCAGAGTATGGGAAATGGAACGATATTTCAAGAATCTGATGCAGATAAAGGTGTTGCCTACTCATgtatctttcttttcaccCAGAGTTTtttaatgatgaattttggTATGTGGAGAATGATAGGCCTCGACACTAAGGATGACAATAACGAGGAGAATTCAGAATCTAAAGAAAGTGATCTGGAAGGAGGTTCAAGCACACCAGATGAAGAAAGCCAAATGGAGGagaaatatgaaaatgatgaattggaACTAGAAAGTACACAAAGTGATTTAAGTAGTGACGTTTTGGATGCCCACTCATTTAGTCACGATTACACTTACTATTATAGAGGTGGTTGTCACATTCCAATAGCACATTTTGCAAATAATACGCAAATTCATAGAACGACAACTACATACTCAAGTCCAAGTTTTTTGGAGCCTTCTAAAGTTCCTAAGAGAGATGATTCTTTATTAGAAGTTTGGAACATATCATCAAAAAGAACAAAGGATTTGGTCAAACGAAGAATGAGAAAAGCATCGATCAATGATATAATTTCTACGTATAGCGCCGTAGAAAACATACGGAATGGGGAATTGAACCTGAATAGACCACTTACAATTACTGAGAAAGTGGGCAAAACTAACGCATTCAGCTCAACTGGAGAAGTAGAAGATGACCTATTTGAATTGGGAGAGCAACCAAGTccaatgaagaaatatgTCCCTAATTTTGgtttgaaaagaaaattcaatgctATGAAGGCTAAATCATCCCAATTTCTGGATAAATACAATATGGGATGGGTCagttattttattataaacTTTATAAGGCCAGCATCCCTGGGTTCATCTTTGGGTATCATATGTGCTTTGATTCCATGGGTCCAAGCATGTTTTACTTCTACGTATGTTCATGTTCATCAGGCACCAGATAATGAAGCGGtgttgaattatttgatggATTTCACTGAGTATATAGGAAATGCATGCGTCCCACTAGGACTAATTTTGCTAGGTGGAACCTTGGCCCGTCTTGAAGTCAAGAAGTTACCCAAAGGGTTTTTGAAGACTGCGATATTGTTTACCGTGTTAAGATTAATCATTTGCCCAATAATTGGTATTTTATGGGCTAACAAATTGTATGATATGAATTGGCTGGACACTCGAATTGGGAAATTCGATATGATCTTAACGTGGGCAATGCCATGTTCGACCTCCCAAGTTTATTTTACTGCCTTCTATACGCCAATAAAAGGGTCACATTTGCAGATGGATTGTTTATCTGTCTTGTATATCTGTCAATACATTGTTCTTTTCATCTCTTTATCGATTGTTGTGACATATACATTAAAAGTTGATTTGAACGTGTAA